The following coding sequences are from one Bradyrhizobium sp. 200 window:
- a CDS encoding ABC transporter permease has translation MSSVAPAAEPVGPARSSGLAAIVEHTRYVLGENRVTAFAFGLLVIILFAAIFGPYIVPYDPLASDTASALKPPSAAHWFGTDQLGRDIFSRVVVATRLDTFIAVASVALVFLMGGLAGIAAGYFGGWTDRIVGRIADTIMAFPLFVLAMGIVAALGNTVQNIIIATAIVNFPLYARVARAEANVRRDAGFVQAARLSGNGEMRILLVHILPNIMPIMIVQMSLTMGYAILNAAGLSFIGLGVRPPTAEWGIMVAEGAGFMVSGEWWIALFPGLALMIAVFCFNLLGDGLRDIVDPQRRT, from the coding sequence ATGAGTAGCGTTGCGCCTGCCGCTGAACCCGTCGGACCCGCGCGTAGCTCGGGACTGGCTGCGATTGTCGAACACACACGTTACGTGCTCGGCGAGAACCGCGTCACCGCCTTTGCCTTCGGCCTGCTCGTCATCATCCTGTTCGCCGCGATCTTCGGCCCCTACATCGTGCCTTACGATCCGCTCGCCAGCGATACCGCATCAGCCCTGAAGCCGCCGTCGGCGGCGCACTGGTTCGGCACCGATCAGTTGGGCCGCGACATCTTCAGCCGCGTCGTCGTCGCCACCCGGCTCGATACGTTCATCGCGGTTGCTTCCGTGGCGCTGGTGTTCCTGATGGGCGGGCTCGCCGGCATCGCCGCCGGCTATTTCGGCGGCTGGACCGATCGCATCGTCGGCCGCATCGCCGACACCATCATGGCCTTTCCGCTGTTCGTGCTGGCGATGGGCATCGTGGCGGCGCTCGGCAATACCGTGCAGAACATCATCATCGCAACCGCGATCGTGAACTTCCCGCTCTATGCCCGCGTCGCGCGCGCCGAGGCGAACGTGCGCCGCGATGCCGGCTTCGTGCAGGCGGCGCGGCTGTCGGGCAACGGCGAAATGCGGATTCTGCTGGTGCACATCCTGCCCAACATCATGCCGATCATGATCGTGCAGATGTCGCTGACCATGGGCTACGCCATCCTCAACGCCGCCGGGCTATCCTTCATCGGGCTCGGCGTGCGGCCGCCGACGGCGGAATGGGGCATCATGGTCGCGGAAGGGGCGGGCTTCATGGTTTCGGGCGAATGGTGGATCGCGCTGTTCCCGGGGCTGGCGCTGATGATCGCGGTGTTCTGCTTCAACCTGCTCGGCGACGGCCTGCGCGACATCGTCGATCCGCAGCGGAGGACGTGA
- the atzF gene encoding allophanate hydrolase produces the protein MGSDAPETVAAIVAAHRAATMTPAQTIARSYQRIRAHADLAVFISLRDEREARAEAEALASKDAAALPLFGVPVAVKDNIDARGLATTAACPAFSYMPAQDSTAVAKLRAAGAIIIGKTNLDQFATGLVGVRSPYGIPVNPVRADLVPGGSSSGSAVAVSAGLVPLALGTDTAGSGRVPAMLNNIVGLKPSLGLISNAGLVPACRTLDCISVFSLTVDDAMTALAAMAGPDGADPFSRDRPLGAMSAFPGKLRLGVPRNGQLIFFGDRAAEKAYGEALERWTSLGATLVEFDLEPFYETARLLYEGPWVAERYLVIRDLLASEPDSIHPVTREITAAGARLTAADTFASLYRLQALRRVAERSFANFDAIMLPTAPTAYSTAQVLANPIELNSRLGTYTNFVNLLDLCGLAIPAAMRADGIPFGITLLAPAGHDATLASIGRVFHADTKLKMGAKGLTQPALAALPTEASGDEITIAVVGAHLSGMALNGELQALGGRLLEAAATAPDYKLYALDTTPPKPGMLRVDAGAGHSIKLELWALSAAAFGKFVAAIPPPLGIGTVRLADGRGVKGFVVEPVAVEGAHDISSFGGWRAFMADKV, from the coding sequence ATGGGGTCCGACGCGCCTGAAACCGTTGCCGCCATCGTCGCCGCGCACCGCGCCGCGACCATGACCCCGGCGCAAACCATCGCGCGCAGCTATCAGCGCATCCGCGCCCATGCCGATCTCGCCGTGTTCATCAGCCTGCGCGACGAGAGGGAGGCGCGGGCGGAGGCCGAAGCGCTGGCGTCGAAAGACGCGGCGGCGCTTCCGCTTTTCGGCGTCCCGGTCGCGGTGAAGGACAATATCGACGCGCGGGGCTTAGCGACCACGGCCGCCTGCCCGGCCTTTTCCTACATGCCCGCGCAGGATTCGACGGCAGTTGCAAAACTGCGAGCGGCCGGCGCGATCATCATCGGCAAGACCAATCTCGACCAGTTCGCCACCGGCCTGGTCGGCGTCCGCTCGCCCTACGGGATTCCCGTCAATCCGGTCCGCGCCGATCTCGTTCCGGGCGGCTCGAGCTCGGGATCGGCGGTCGCGGTTTCCGCAGGACTCGTACCACTGGCACTCGGCACCGACACCGCGGGCAGCGGCCGCGTGCCGGCGATGCTCAACAACATCGTCGGGCTGAAGCCGAGCCTCGGGCTGATTTCCAACGCCGGCCTGGTGCCGGCATGCCGGACGCTGGACTGCATTTCGGTGTTCTCACTCACCGTCGACGACGCGATGACTGCATTGGCAGCGATGGCCGGCCCCGACGGCGCCGATCCGTTTTCGCGCGACCGGCCGCTGGGAGCGATGTCAGCGTTTCCCGGAAAACTCCGGCTCGGCGTGCCGCGCAACGGCCAATTGATTTTCTTCGGCGACCGCGCCGCGGAGAAGGCCTATGGCGAGGCGCTTGAACGCTGGACGTCGCTCGGCGCGACGCTGGTCGAATTCGATCTGGAGCCGTTTTATGAGACCGCGCGTTTGCTCTATGAGGGCCCGTGGGTCGCCGAACGTTATCTCGTCATCCGCGACCTCCTGGCGTCCGAGCCGGATTCGATCCATCCGGTGACGCGCGAGATCACGGCCGCCGGCGCGCGGCTGACGGCCGCCGACACCTTTGCCTCGCTCTATCGGCTGCAGGCGCTGCGCCGCGTGGCCGAGCGTTCTTTCGCCAATTTCGACGCGATTATGCTGCCGACGGCGCCGACCGCCTATTCGACTGCGCAAGTGCTGGCCAACCCGATCGAGCTCAACTCGAGGCTCGGCACCTACACCAATTTTGTGAACCTGCTCGACCTCTGCGGCCTCGCGATACCAGCCGCGATGCGCGCGGACGGCATTCCGTTCGGCATCACGCTGTTGGCGCCCGCGGGACATGACGCGACGCTCGCCAGCATCGGGCGGGTGTTTCACGCCGATACCAAACTGAAGATGGGAGCCAAGGGCCTGACGCAGCCCGCGCTCGCTGCATTGCCGACCGAGGCGAGCGGCGACGAGATCACCATCGCCGTGGTCGGCGCGCATCTCTCCGGCATGGCGCTCAACGGCGAACTGCAGGCGCTCGGCGGACGCCTGCTCGAAGCGGCCGCGACCGCGCCGGACTACAAGCTCTATGCGCTCGACACCACGCCACCGAAGCCCGGCATGCTGCGCGTCGACGCAGGCGCAGGACATTCGATCAAGCTGGAGCTATGGGCGCTGTCGGCGGCAGCGTTCGGCAAATTCGTCGCGGCCATTCCGCCGCCGCTCGGGATCGGCACGGTACGGCTGGCCGACGGAAGGGGCGTAAAGGGATTTGTGGTGGAGCCCGTGGCCGTGGAGGGCGCGCACGATATTTCATCATTCGGCGGCTGGCGCGCGTTCATGGCCGACAAGGTGTAG
- the hpxZ gene encoding oxalurate catabolism protein HpxZ has product MEIDLPDVLAEVTAQFSRYEKALVSNDVAVLDELFRNDPRTLRYGIGENLYGYDAIMAFRAARSPVGLMRRTDKTVITTYGRDTAVASTLFYREGAPGKVGRQMQTWVRFPEGWRIVAAHVSIIDEPGSSRHVDQRT; this is encoded by the coding sequence ATGGAGATTGATCTTCCCGACGTACTCGCCGAAGTGACCGCGCAATTCTCGCGCTATGAAAAGGCGCTGGTGTCGAATGACGTGGCGGTGCTCGATGAGTTGTTCCGAAACGATCCCCGCACGCTGCGCTATGGCATCGGTGAAAATCTCTACGGCTATGACGCGATCATGGCGTTCCGCGCCGCGCGCTCGCCGGTCGGGCTGATGCGGCGAACCGACAAGACCGTGATCACGACCTATGGGCGGGATACCGCGGTCGCCTCGACGCTGTTCTATCGCGAGGGCGCGCCGGGCAAAGTGGGGCGGCAGATGCAAACCTGGGTGCGATTTCCCGAAGGGTGGAGGATCGTCGCGGCCCATGTCAGCATCATCGACGAGCCCGGATCTTCCAGGCATGTGGATCAAAGGACATGA
- a CDS encoding AtzE family amidohydrolase, giving the protein MTMNTDGLSAQQIAQAVTDRKLSALDVTEAALARIARHDSVLNSFTDIIADRARATARTVDAAIAAGQKAGPLAGVPFAVKNLFDVKGLSTRAGSKINRDLAASQQDATLIERMEAQGAVLVGALNMGEYAYDFTGENVHDGPSRNPHDPTRMTGGSSGGSGSAVGGALVPIALGSDTNGSIRVPSSFCGIFGLKPTYGRLSRARSFPFVASFDHLGPFARSVGDLALAYDAMQGPDVDDAACTTRPVEPVTSLLAQGVSGLRVAVAGGYFQKNVFPEAVEAVARVAKALDAANTIEIPEAARARAAAYVISTTEGASLHLDRLRQRPNDFDPAVRDRLIAGAMVPAPLVDRAQKFRRWYRAKVLELFKSVDVIIAPATPCTAPKLGQVNFVLDGVELPVRANIGIHTQPISFIGLPVVAVPVPLEPMPIGVQIIAAPWREDIALRVAHALEQMGVAAAPPPRGL; this is encoded by the coding sequence ATGACCATGAACACCGACGGGCTGTCGGCCCAACAGATCGCGCAAGCCGTAACGGACCGCAAGCTTTCTGCGCTCGATGTGACCGAAGCTGCCTTGGCGCGGATCGCCAGGCACGATTCCGTGCTGAACTCGTTCACCGATATCATCGCCGACCGTGCTCGTGCGACGGCGCGCACGGTCGATGCCGCGATTGCCGCCGGCCAGAAAGCCGGGCCGCTCGCCGGCGTTCCGTTCGCGGTGAAGAACCTGTTCGACGTCAAAGGTCTTTCCACCCGCGCCGGTTCGAAGATCAACCGCGATCTCGCAGCTTCGCAGCAAGATGCCACGCTGATCGAGCGCATGGAGGCCCAGGGCGCCGTGCTGGTCGGCGCGCTCAATATGGGCGAATACGCCTACGACTTCACCGGCGAGAATGTGCATGACGGCCCGTCGCGCAACCCGCATGATCCGACGCGGATGACCGGCGGCTCCTCGGGCGGCTCCGGCAGCGCGGTCGGCGGCGCGCTCGTTCCGATCGCGCTCGGATCCGACACCAACGGCTCGATCCGCGTGCCGTCGTCGTTCTGCGGCATCTTTGGCCTGAAGCCGACCTACGGCCGGCTGTCGCGGGCGCGGTCGTTTCCCTTTGTCGCAAGCTTCGATCATCTCGGCCCGTTCGCGCGCAGCGTCGGCGACCTCGCGCTGGCCTATGACGCGATGCAGGGGCCTGACGTGGATGACGCGGCCTGCACGACGCGGCCGGTTGAACCGGTCACCTCGCTGCTGGCGCAGGGGGTCTCGGGCCTGCGGGTTGCGGTGGCCGGCGGTTATTTCCAGAAGAACGTTTTCCCCGAAGCGGTCGAGGCCGTCGCGCGCGTTGCCAAGGCACTTGACGCGGCGAACACGATCGAAATTCCTGAGGCCGCGCGCGCCCGCGCCGCGGCTTACGTAATCTCCACCACCGAGGGCGCTTCGCTGCATCTCGACCGCCTGCGTCAGCGTCCGAACGATTTCGATCCGGCTGTGCGCGATCGTCTGATCGCCGGCGCCATGGTCCCGGCGCCGCTGGTCGATCGCGCGCAAAAATTTCGCCGCTGGTATCGCGCAAAGGTGCTGGAGCTGTTCAAGTCGGTGGATGTGATCATCGCGCCGGCCACGCCCTGTACCGCGCCCAAGCTCGGTCAGGTGAATTTCGTGCTCGACGGCGTCGAACTGCCGGTGCGCGCCAATATCGGCATCCACACCCAGCCGATTTCGTTCATCGGCCTGCCTGTCGTTGCAGTGCCGGTGCCGTTAGAGCCGATGCCGATCGGCGTGCAGATCATCGCAGCTCCCTGGCGGGAGGATATCGCGCTGCGGGTCGCGCATGCGCTGGAACAGATGGGCGTTGCCGCCGCGCCTCCGCCGAGAGGATTATGA
- a CDS encoding ABC transporter substrate-binding protein, which translates to MKRRDFLKSVTGVAAGAMVPAPAIWSAAKADARSETLLIVSESGPNNLDIHGVGTNVPGYEVSWNCYDRLISHEMKSGPGGVPYYDRDKFKGELAEDMNVGDMSVTFKLKKNAKFHDGAPVTAKDVKWSLDRAVSVGGFPTFQMGAGSLTKTEQFVVVDDNTVRVDFAKKDRLTIPDLAVIVPCVVNSELVKKNATEKDPWGLEYTKQQTAGSGAYKVTKWTAGTEVIMERNDAWVGGPLPKVKRVIWRMVPQAGNRRALLERGDADISYDLPNKDFVELKDNGKLNIVSVPYSNGVQYIGMNVKVPPFDNPKVREAVACAIPYQKIMDAVLFGLAKPMFGAAADKATEVAWPQPTKYVTDIARAKALLAEAGHPDGFETTLSFDLGFAGVNEPLCVLVQESLAQIGIKTTINKIPGANWRTELNKKVLPLYTNVFSGWLDYPEYFFIWCYDGKNSIFNTMSYQSKAMDEFIHGAVDAAATGNTAKYDTDVKGFVDLAFKDIPRIPLYQPYVNVAMQKNVSGYQYWFHRRLDYRALVKA; encoded by the coding sequence ATGAAGCGTCGCGATTTTCTGAAATCCGTCACCGGCGTTGCCGCAGGCGCGATGGTGCCCGCGCCGGCGATCTGGTCCGCGGCCAAGGCTGATGCGCGGTCGGAGACGCTGCTGATCGTCTCCGAAAGCGGCCCCAACAATCTCGACATCCACGGCGTCGGCACCAACGTGCCCGGCTACGAAGTATCGTGGAATTGCTACGACCGCCTGATCAGCCATGAGATGAAAAGCGGTCCGGGCGGTGTGCCGTATTACGACCGCGACAAGTTCAAGGGCGAACTCGCCGAGGACATGAACGTCGGCGACATGTCGGTCACCTTCAAGCTGAAGAAGAACGCCAAATTCCACGACGGTGCGCCGGTCACGGCCAAGGACGTCAAGTGGTCGCTCGATCGCGCGGTGAGCGTCGGCGGCTTTCCGACGTTCCAGATGGGCGCCGGCTCCCTGACCAAGACCGAGCAGTTCGTTGTCGTCGACGACAACACGGTGCGGGTCGATTTCGCCAAGAAGGACCGCCTCACCATCCCTGATCTTGCGGTCATCGTGCCCTGCGTCGTCAACTCGGAACTGGTGAAGAAAAACGCCACCGAGAAGGATCCGTGGGGCCTCGAATACACCAAGCAGCAGACTGCGGGCTCCGGCGCCTACAAGGTGACAAAGTGGACCGCCGGCACCGAAGTCATCATGGAGCGCAACGACGCGTGGGTCGGTGGTCCCTTGCCGAAGGTCAAGCGCGTGATCTGGCGCATGGTGCCGCAGGCCGGCAACCGCCGCGCGCTGCTGGAGCGCGGCGATGCCGACATTTCCTACGATCTGCCGAACAAGGATTTTGTCGAGCTGAAGGATAACGGCAAGCTCAACATCGTCTCGGTGCCGTATTCCAACGGCGTCCAGTATATCGGCATGAACGTCAAGGTCCCGCCGTTCGACAATCCCAAGGTTCGCGAGGCCGTCGCCTGCGCGATCCCCTACCAGAAGATCATGGATGCGGTGCTGTTCGGTCTGGCCAAGCCGATGTTCGGCGCCGCGGCCGACAAGGCGACCGAGGTGGCGTGGCCGCAGCCGACCAAATACGTCACCGACATCGCCAGGGCCAAGGCGCTGCTGGCGGAGGCCGGCCATCCCGACGGTTTCGAGACCACGCTGTCATTCGACCTCGGCTTTGCCGGCGTCAACGAGCCGCTTTGCGTGCTGGTGCAGGAGAGCCTGGCGCAGATCGGCATCAAGACCACGATCAACAAGATCCCCGGCGCCAACTGGCGCACCGAACTCAACAAGAAGGTGCTGCCGCTCTACACCAACGTGTTCTCCGGCTGGCTCGATTATCCCGAGTACTTCTTCATCTGGTGCTACGACGGCAAGAATTCGATCTTCAACACGATGAGCTACCAGTCGAAGGCGATGGACGAATTCATCCATGGCGCCGTCGACGCGGCAGCGACCGGCAACACCGCCAAATACGATACCGACGTAAAGGGCTTCGTCGATCTCGCCTTCAAGGACATCCCGCGCATCCCGCTGTATCAGCCCTATGTCAACGTCGCGATGCAGAAGAACGTGTCGGGCTATCAATACTGGTTCCACCGCAGGCTCGATTATCGCGCGCTCGTGAAAGCATAA
- a CDS encoding MarR family winged helix-turn-helix transcriptional regulator, with protein sequence MPRAAKSRAGARPRSGRKRAGNGGAPSDVMNDAIALDALAGHAGYAVRRFQIWIFQDFIRTLAAVDIRPTQYSVMTVIGANPGLSQMAVAKRLGIERARLVHLLDSLEQRDLLSRVRSATDRRSHALHLTARGRTALAQFRRLAAEHERHVADKIGKDNRERLLQILSAFT encoded by the coding sequence ATGCCCAGAGCGGCCAAATCGCGCGCGGGAGCGCGACCGCGTTCCGGCCGCAAGCGAGCCGGAAACGGTGGTGCGCCAAGCGACGTCATGAATGACGCGATCGCCCTCGACGCGCTGGCCGGCCACGCCGGTTATGCGGTACGGCGCTTCCAAATCTGGATTTTTCAGGATTTTATCCGCACCCTCGCCGCCGTCGACATCCGCCCGACGCAATATTCGGTGATGACGGTGATCGGCGCCAATCCCGGCCTGAGTCAGATGGCGGTCGCCAAACGGCTCGGGATCGAGCGCGCCAGGCTGGTGCACCTGCTGGACAGTCTCGAACAGCGCGATCTCCTCAGCCGCGTCAGATCGGCCACCGACCGGCGCTCCCACGCCCTGCACCTGACCGCGCGCGGCAGGACGGCACTGGCGCAGTTCAGGCGGCTCGCCGCCGAACACGAGCGCCATGTGGCCGATAAGATCGGCAAAGATAACCGGGAGCGGCTGCTGCAAATCCTCTCTGCATTCACCTGA
- a CDS encoding ABC transporter ATP-binding protein, which yields MTAQPLLDVNDLTVEFSTRRGIVKAVQHVNISVAKGETLGIVGESGSGKSVTSYAVMRILDRAGRIAEGSVMFSGIDVKAASENEMRDLRGREISMIFQNPRAALNPIRKVGDQIEDVLRQHVQSAASDRGEKAIEALEQVKIARPRERYHAYPFELSGGMCQRVVIALALACNPQLLIADEPTTGLDVTTQKAVMDLIVELTKRRHMSTILITHDLGLAAAYCDRVVVMEKGRVVETAKAADIFAKPEHAYTKKLMRATPRIGVSLRDLLPEEEVSSASPHAPVVMAGLDPAIHPSSKSSSSTMDPRVKPGGDENTSPLLLVEKLVKEYPRQGAGAVLSKLFSRKPSVEAEVFRAVDGISFDVGHGESVGLVGESGCGKSTTSMMVMRLLDQTSGRILFDGEEIGGILPQAFARLPQRKSIQMVFQDPTDSLNPRFTAARAIVDPIMQLGDIKGRDALRARCEELAGLVDLPVNLLDRFPHQLSGGQKARVGIARAIALHPKLVILDEPTAALDVSVQAVVLNLLQDLKASMGMSYLFVSHDLNVVRLLCDRVIVMRAGRIVEQGSSERVLGDPQDAYTKELLTAIPHPPLPVH from the coding sequence ATGACGGCCCAGCCTCTTCTCGACGTCAATGACCTCACCGTTGAATTCTCCACCCGGCGCGGCATCGTCAAGGCGGTGCAGCACGTCAATATCAGCGTGGCCAAGGGCGAGACGCTCGGCATTGTCGGCGAGTCCGGCTCCGGCAAGTCGGTGACGTCATATGCCGTCATGCGGATCCTCGACCGCGCCGGCAGGATCGCCGAGGGTTCGGTGATGTTCTCCGGCATCGACGTCAAGGCGGCAAGTGAGAACGAGATGCGCGATTTGCGCGGCCGCGAAATCTCGATGATCTTCCAGAACCCGCGCGCTGCCCTCAATCCGATCCGAAAAGTGGGCGACCAGATCGAGGACGTGCTGCGCCAGCACGTGCAGAGCGCGGCCAGCGACCGCGGCGAGAAGGCGATCGAGGCGCTGGAGCAGGTCAAGATTGCGCGCCCCCGCGAGCGCTATCACGCCTATCCGTTCGAACTCTCCGGCGGCATGTGCCAGCGCGTCGTGATCGCATTGGCGCTGGCCTGCAATCCGCAGCTCCTGATCGCGGACGAGCCGACGACGGGTCTGGACGTCACCACGCAGAAGGCGGTGATGGATCTGATCGTGGAGCTGACCAAGCGCCGGCACATGTCGACCATCCTGATCACGCACGATCTTGGGCTTGCCGCCGCCTACTGTGACCGCGTGGTGGTGATGGAGAAGGGCCGAGTGGTCGAGACCGCAAAAGCCGCCGATATCTTTGCCAAGCCCGAGCACGCCTACACCAAGAAGCTGATGCGCGCGACGCCGAGGATCGGTGTGTCGTTGCGGGATCTGTTGCCGGAGGAGGAGGTGTCCTCAGCCTCACCCCATGCGCCCGTCGTCATGGCCGGGCTTGACCCGGCCATCCATCCATCCTCGAAAAGCTCTTCTTCCACGATGGACCCCCGGGTCAAGCCCGGGGGTGACGAGAATACATCGCCGCTCCTGCTCGTCGAAAAACTCGTCAAGGAATATCCGCGCCAGGGCGCTGGCGCGGTGCTGTCGAAACTGTTCTCCCGTAAGCCATCGGTCGAGGCGGAAGTGTTTCGCGCGGTGGACGGCATCAGCTTCGACGTCGGGCACGGCGAGAGCGTCGGCCTGGTCGGCGAATCCGGCTGCGGCAAGTCGACGACGTCGATGATGGTGATGCGGCTGCTGGATCAGACCTCGGGCCGCATCCTGTTCGATGGCGAGGAGATCGGCGGCATCCTGCCGCAGGCGTTTGCGCGGCTGCCGCAGCGCAAGAGCATCCAGATGGTGTTCCAGGACCCGACCGACAGTCTCAACCCGCGCTTTACGGCCGCACGCGCCATCGTCGATCCGATCATGCAGCTCGGCGATATCAAAGGCCGCGACGCGCTGCGCGCCCGCTGCGAGGAACTCGCCGGCCTGGTCGACCTTCCCGTCAACCTGCTCGATCGCTTCCCGCATCAATTGTCCGGCGGTCAGAAGGCCCGCGTCGGCATCGCGCGGGCGATCGCGCTGCATCCCAAACTCGTAATCCTCGACGAGCCGACGGCGGCGCTCGACGTCTCCGTGCAGGCGGTCGTACTCAATCTGCTGCAGGACCTCAAGGCGTCGATGGGCATGAGCTATTTGTTCGTGTCGCATGATCTGAATGTGGTGCGTTTGCTGTGCGATCGTGTCATCGTGATGCGTGCGGGGCGAATCGTGGAGCAGGGCTCATCCGAACGCGTGCTCGGCGATCCGCAGGATGCCTACACAAAGGAACTGCTGACGGCGATCCCGCATCCGCCGTTACCGGTTCACTAG
- a CDS encoding GntR family transcriptional regulator: MSLDDLPTRAPQSGAEPETTVRRVDRPSSLRDKVTRAEELRLQLADEIVRGVLPPGSALDETDIARRFSVSRTPVREALRQLVASGLVEARAHRGAVVAQPSLDRLKEMFEAMAELEALCAGLAAERMPPGDRQKLEAIHEELRVLSHAGNPERFHEVNERFHNAIYAGSQNSYIAEMTLATRVRVQPFRRAQFRNLGRLAKSHAEHDRVVVAIMRGDKTGAAAAMRAHIELVRGEYEIYAVSV, translated from the coding sequence ATGAGTCTTGACGATCTTCCAACGCGCGCACCGCAATCCGGCGCCGAGCCCGAGACGACCGTCCGCCGCGTGGATCGCCCTTCGTCGCTACGCGACAAGGTTACGCGCGCGGAGGAGCTGCGGCTGCAACTCGCCGACGAGATCGTGCGCGGCGTGCTGCCGCCGGGATCGGCGCTCGACGAGACCGACATCGCGCGGCGCTTTTCCGTGTCGCGCACGCCGGTTCGTGAGGCACTGCGGCAACTGGTAGCGAGCGGCCTGGTAGAAGCCCGCGCCCACCGCGGCGCCGTCGTCGCGCAGCCCTCGCTCGACCGGCTGAAGGAAATGTTCGAGGCGATGGCGGAACTGGAAGCGCTGTGCGCCGGGCTCGCCGCCGAGCGGATGCCGCCGGGCGACCGCCAGAAGCTGGAGGCGATCCACGAGGAATTGCGGGTCTTGAGCCATGCCGGCAATCCCGAACGCTTTCATGAGGTCAACGAGCGCTTCCATAACGCGATCTACGCCGGCTCGCAGAACAGCTACATCGCCGAGATGACGCTGGCGACGCGGGTGCGCGTCCAGCCGTTCCGCCGCGCCCAGTTCCGCAACCTCGGGCGGCTGGCGAAATCGCACGCCGAACACGACCGCGTCGTGGTCGCGATCATGCGCGGCGACAAGACGGGCGCGGCGGCCGCCATGCGCGCCCATATCGAGCTGGTGCGCGGGGAGTACGAAATTTACGCGGTGTCGGTGTAG
- a CDS encoding DUF4089 domain-containing protein, with the protein MAADHLDDYIDAVAKALALPVEEAWRPAVRANLEVSLRLARLVDEFPLPDASEPASVYTA; encoded by the coding sequence ATGGCTGCCGACCATCTGGACGATTACATCGACGCTGTTGCGAAGGCGCTGGCGCTGCCAGTCGAGGAAGCATGGCGACCCGCGGTGCGGGCGAACCTCGAAGTGTCGCTGAGGCTGGCGCGGCTGGTCGATGAATTCCCGCTGCCGGACGCAAGCGAGCCGGCCAGTGTCTACACCGCCTGA
- a CDS encoding ABC transporter permease encodes MLTMIGKRLMFAIPSLIGVVIVTFLLTRALPGDPAAYFAGPAASKEAIEQIRKKLGFDKPLIEQFFRYTNDLAHGDFGNSLTTGQPVATEIRNRLPASAELTLLGLVVSVMIAIPLGVLAATRPGSWIDHLCRVTTTAGVSLPVFFTGLVLVYFFYFRLGWSPAPLGRLDVFYSAPPTVTGLYLIDALIAREFETFRSALSQLILPAATLAIFSLAPIARMTRASMLAVLASDFVRTARASGLSPSTVIVTYAFRNAMLPVITTLSMVFSFLLGANVLVEKVFAWPGIGSYAVEALISSDFAPVQGFVLTMAVMYVLLNLIIDILYGVIDPRVRLEG; translated from the coding sequence ATGCTGACCATGATCGGCAAGCGGCTGATGTTTGCGATCCCGTCGCTGATCGGGGTCGTGATCGTCACGTTCCTTCTGACGCGCGCGCTGCCCGGCGACCCGGCGGCCTATTTCGCCGGACCCGCGGCGAGCAAGGAGGCCATCGAGCAGATCCGCAAGAAGCTCGGTTTCGACAAGCCGCTGATCGAGCAGTTCTTCCGCTACACCAACGATCTCGCGCATGGCGATTTCGGCAACTCGCTCACGACAGGCCAGCCGGTCGCGACCGAAATCCGCAACCGCCTGCCGGCCTCCGCCGAGCTGACGCTGCTCGGCCTCGTCGTTTCCGTCATGATCGCGATCCCGCTCGGCGTGCTCGCCGCGACCCGGCCGGGTTCCTGGATCGACCATCTCTGCCGCGTTACCACGACGGCCGGCGTGTCGCTGCCGGTGTTCTTCACAGGGCTGGTGCTGGTCTATTTCTTCTATTTCAGGCTCGGCTGGTCCCCGGCGCCGCTCGGCCGGCTAGATGTGTTCTACAGCGCGCCGCCGACCGTGACCGGCCTTTATCTGATCGACGCGCTGATTGCGCGCGAGTTCGAGACGTTTCGCTCGGCGCTGAGCCAGTTGATCCTGCCGGCGGCGACGCTGGCGATCTTCTCGCTGGCGCCGATCGCACGCATGACGCGGGCCTCGATGCTGGCGGTGCTGGCGTCCGATTTCGTCCGGACCGCGCGCGCCAGCGGGCTGTCGCCGTCGACCGTGATCGTCACCTACGCGTTTCGCAATGCGATGCTGCCGGTCATCACCACGCTCAGCATGGTGTTCTCGTTTCTGCTGGGGGCCAATGTGCTGGTCGAGAAAGTGTTCGCCTGGCCCGGCATAGGCTCCTACGCCGTGGAGGCGCTGATCTCGTCGGACTTCGCGCCGGTGCAGGGCTTCGTGCTGACCATGGCGGTCATGTACGTGCTGCTCAATCTGATCATCGACATTCTCTACGGCGTGATCGATCCACGCGTGCGGCTGGAAGGGTGA